Proteins from one Chloroflexota bacterium genomic window:
- a CDS encoding alanine dehydrogenase, translating into MEFGVPKEVRDLESRAGLTPAGVLSLVQAGHTVHVERNAGAGAGFSDEHYRRAGARIVYTAAEAYGRANVVLSIARPMAQEHQLFRPGQSIFSFFHLPVASSDLLADLSEKSITAISYETIQDNDGSLPVLIPMSEVAGRLAPVIAGQLLTTTEGGRGILLSGIPGVARAIVAIVGGGTLGQSAARAFVGLGAQVIVLDRDVNKLRMVDDSYGGTVTTMIANEFNLNRIAGFVDVLVGAILVPGKRTPALIRRDAVRKMRPGAVIIDFSIDQGGCVETSRPTTLRDPTFVAEQVIHHCVPNITSAVARTASHALTNTALPYLQAIGELGLEGALETVHSLRRGVSVYRGQISSPGLADALGRELEIDLRDGVPR; encoded by the coding sequence ATGGAGTTCGGAGTTCCCAAAGAAGTTCGCGACCTTGAGAGCCGCGCTGGCCTGACGCCTGCCGGCGTTCTGAGCCTGGTTCAGGCCGGGCACACGGTCCACGTTGAACGCAATGCCGGCGCAGGAGCTGGTTTCAGTGACGAACATTATCGAAGGGCAGGTGCCCGGATCGTCTACACGGCTGCCGAGGCTTATGGTCGCGCCAACGTAGTACTTTCCATCGCTCGCCCGATGGCCCAGGAACACCAGCTGTTTAGACCCGGGCAGAGCATTTTCTCATTCTTTCATCTGCCAGTAGCATCTTCCGATCTACTGGCAGATCTCTCTGAGAAGTCGATCACCGCCATCTCCTATGAAACCATTCAGGACAATGACGGCAGCCTGCCCGTACTCATCCCCATGAGCGAAGTGGCAGGTCGCCTGGCGCCTGTCATCGCTGGTCAGCTGTTGACCACCACGGAAGGCGGACGAGGGATTCTTCTCAGTGGCATTCCTGGCGTCGCCAGGGCCATCGTAGCCATCGTCGGTGGTGGCACCCTGGGACAGAGCGCGGCCCGGGCGTTCGTTGGATTGGGAGCCCAGGTGATTGTGCTCGACAGGGACGTGAACAAGCTTCGCATGGTCGATGACAGCTATGGTGGCACAGTCACCACCATGATCGCCAATGAGTTCAACCTTAACCGGATCGCCGGCTTCGTCGACGTCCTGGTGGGCGCCATTTTGGTGCCCGGGAAACGAACGCCTGCACTGATTCGCCGGGATGCGGTCAGAAAAATGCGCCCCGGTGCGGTGATTATCGACTTTTCCATCGACCAGGGCGGTTGTGTCGAAACAAGCCGCCCAACTACCCTGCGCGACCCGACTTTTGTAGCCGAGCAGGTTATCCACCACTGCGTGCCCAACATCACCTCTGCGGTAGCCCGCACAGCCAGCCACGCCCTGACCAACACAGCGTTGCCCTATCTACAGGCCATCGGCGAATTGGGCCTCGAGGGTGCGCTGGAAACTGTGCACAGCTTGCGCCGCGGGGTTAGCGTCTATCGAGGTCAAATCTCAAGCCCGGGATTGGCCGACGCGCTGGGGCGGGAACTCGAAATCGACCTTCGCGACGGAGTCCCTCGATGA
- the gltA gene encoding NADPH-dependent glutamate synthase has translation MSTDTLNREIDRRDRVHTLAVDYDMRPVEERIMDFAEALVGFDAESAQLESSRCMQCPAPQPCVTRCPAGNDVPQALWLASEGDFIGAAKVFAATSPLPEVCGRVCPNLCQYGCVMGRWHGSLSIGKLEAFVTDRARQAGELAIEVPETKTGKRVAVVGSGPAGITVAEDLVKLGHNVTVYEAWPVPGGVLVYGIPSFKLDKHVVMYKIKDLEDAGVHFITNFRIGDAVTVDDLAQEYDAVFLGTGAGVEATMDIPGDNLDGIYSATEFLVRANVPRQYLPLGQKEKPAVGKRVAIIGGGDTAVDCGRSSIRLGAEEVTIVYRRTEAEMPGNAKERAISVEEGLQIDYLRAPVEFIGDENGHVEAMKIIKMELGEPDSSGRRRPVPIEGSEFIQDVDTAILAIGYWPDPLMGETTRDLATHKWGLIVIDDETGATSREGVFAGGDNVHGPDLVVTAIAAGHTAADNIHAFLCGENIQPSVVN, from the coding sequence ATGTCGACGGATACACTCAATAGGGAAATCGACCGCAGGGACAGAGTGCACACCCTTGCAGTCGATTACGACATGCGTCCGGTCGAAGAAAGGATCATGGATTTCGCGGAGGCGCTGGTGGGTTTCGATGCCGAATCAGCCCAGCTGGAGTCTTCTCGCTGCATGCAATGCCCCGCCCCCCAACCCTGCGTCACCCGCTGCCCTGCAGGAAACGATGTGCCCCAGGCGCTGTGGCTTGCCAGCGAGGGAGATTTTATCGGCGCGGCAAAGGTCTTTGCTGCCACCAGTCCGCTGCCCGAGGTTTGTGGCCGCGTCTGTCCCAACCTTTGCCAGTACGGATGCGTCATGGGTCGCTGGCACGGCTCCCTTTCCATCGGCAAGCTGGAGGCCTTTGTCACTGACCGGGCCCGTCAAGCCGGCGAGTTGGCAATAGAGGTACCTGAAACCAAGACGGGAAAACGTGTAGCCGTCGTAGGCTCAGGGCCGGCCGGCATTACCGTCGCGGAGGATCTGGTGAAACTGGGGCACAACGTTACTGTCTACGAGGCGTGGCCCGTGCCTGGAGGCGTGCTGGTCTACGGCATTCCCAGCTTCAAGCTCGATAAGCACGTCGTGATGTACAAGATCAAGGATCTGGAAGATGCCGGGGTTCACTTCATCACCAACTTCCGCATCGGCGATGCCGTCACCGTGGATGACCTGGCGCAAGAGTACGACGCCGTCTTTTTAGGCACAGGGGCAGGCGTCGAGGCGACCATGGACATCCCGGGAGACAATCTGGACGGCATCTACTCGGCCACGGAGTTTCTGGTGCGAGCCAATGTGCCGCGACAATACCTGCCCCTGGGTCAGAAAGAGAAACCGGCCGTCGGCAAGCGCGTTGCCATCATCGGTGGTGGCGATACAGCCGTGGACTGCGGCCGATCGTCGATTCGCCTGGGCGCCGAAGAGGTGACTATCGTCTACCGCCGCACCGAGGCCGAAATGCCCGGCAATGCCAAAGAGCGAGCCATCTCCGTGGAGGAAGGCCTCCAGATCGATTATCTTCGGGCTCCAGTGGAGTTCATCGGGGATGAAAATGGCCACGTCGAAGCCATGAAGATCATCAAGATGGAACTTGGGGAGCCTGACTCGTCGGGTCGGCGGCGTCCGGTGCCAATCGAGGGCTCAGAATTCATCCAGGATGTCGATACAGCGATCCTTGCCATTGGCTATTGGCCCGATCCCTTGATGGGCGAAACGACCAGGGATCTTGCCACCCACAAATGGGGCTTGATCGTGATCGATGACGAGACGGGTGCAACGAGCCGCGAGGGAGTGTTCGCCGGTGGGGACAACGTGCACGGTCCCGATCTGGTCGTCACAGCCATTGCTGCGGGACACACCGCCGCCGACAATATCCATGCCTTCCTCTGTGGCGAAAATATTCAACCTTCCGTAGTCAACTAA
- a CDS encoding oligosaccharide flippase family protein, with translation MKRDAFRRGVLAAAILLLVSLLWFAPVVLGGKTLIPAENLYQFQPWQSLATQAGVGDPQNELVNDLLLENFVWKSFLRQAIDQGELPLWNPNLFTGLPFLAAGQHSALYPLSLIFYLLPLPMAYGVFTWLQLAIAGFGMLLLARSLRLGWAASLFAGFAYAFSSFFVVSVVFTMIIAAAAWLPWILAAVEMIIRKQEEKGDADYSPVPYVIAGAAALGIQVLAGHPEISVLVLLTTAFYALWRLILLWRRIGSIRRPLHLAVWLLVMVLAGLAIGSIQLIPLLELVTSSFREGSVSYDQVVGWAWPVRQVITFLLPDFFGNPSHHGWFDPGLHLYREAGPNAFGEPVRDVFWGVKNYVEGGNYLGIMTLLLALVAVGGALASAIRGVSSRNQPTGSTASQEVAPPDSSLPGGDTRHIWLFAALALLSLAFAFGTPLYALLFYGVPGYKQLHSAFRWVFPYTLAMSALAGYGMQMLLDRLAGAGESGTRIARLGRVLGFASMAVGIFALLAVLASLIRPEPFAAIGQRIVDWSDLAQRVFAGGEDFWGYQWGNLLHFGVFSTLAGLWLIFATRSVASTGRNLRRWLAPAAMAILMVDLFLVLGGFNPASDPELLERTPPSVAFLQQDDDLWRLSSFEGEGTSKTFNANTPWMSGLQDIRGYDSIISKQYVDYMESIEPQGQLLYNRISPFYDPASLDDPLTDLLGVKYIMTELPLELPAESGWAVVYDDEVRILENRDVFPRAFVAAGVELAQADDVLRAMRGVDLREVVVLEEAPPVPVPATGAPLLASGFSRPPADYDGRMPAGELPAPASPQLRTATVSRYGTREVFVDLNLDDRGWLVLTDAWFPGWKAFLRPFGVVGEGVDAEGNPLETELPIFRADGNFRAVYLPQAGQWTVRFVYSPRSVQLGIYVTFLALVSLLLLGGAWAWGRFYRETEDEHSEVRRVAKNSTVLMALSLLNRAIDFVFAMLRLRVLGPAGEGSYAFTIAIYGFFEILVRFGLGTLLTRDVAQEKDQAGRYLVNVLTLRLGLWVLALPLVGLVMAIYAASGSLTTQEAQAIGLFTIALFFATLSDSFTAVFTAYEKMEYPAAIASAMTVAKVGLGALVLLPPFSWGFVGLAGVSVVTNIIQSIWLGIALRRHVPMHYSRADFAVQRVMLRESYPLMLNHLLASVFWRIDLWILRPLAGAASVGIYSAAVKYLDGINVIPSYFTLAIFPLMSRYAKDSHESLVRAYQLAIRLLVMIALPIAVVVTVLATPLIRILGGAAYLPDSAIALRILIWSIPVGFVNSVTQYVLIAVGQQRFLTKAFFVGVAFNTSLNLLLIPRYGYQAAAVVTIFSEFSLLIPFYLAVRRHVATLPWVDLIWRQVVAAVVMGGVAFVLMDRSPWVAAGAGTVVYVLVLLALGTFRDPDMARVWQAFPGRRRATAIDTGEGE, from the coding sequence ATGAAACGAGACGCGTTTCGCCGCGGCGTCCTGGCTGCAGCGATTTTGCTGCTGGTTTCCCTTCTCTGGTTTGCACCCGTCGTATTGGGTGGCAAAACCCTGATCCCCGCCGAAAATCTCTACCAATTTCAACCCTGGCAATCCCTGGCAACCCAGGCGGGGGTGGGTGACCCCCAGAACGAGTTGGTCAACGATCTGTTGCTGGAGAACTTTGTCTGGAAGAGCTTTCTGCGACAGGCTATCGATCAGGGTGAACTTCCTCTTTGGAATCCCAATCTGTTCACTGGCCTTCCCTTTTTGGCAGCCGGTCAGCATTCCGCCCTCTATCCTCTCTCACTGATCTTCTATCTCCTGCCGCTGCCGATGGCTTACGGTGTTTTCACCTGGCTACAGCTGGCCATTGCTGGATTCGGCATGCTTTTGTTGGCTCGTTCCCTGCGACTGGGCTGGGCAGCAAGTCTGTTTGCCGGGTTTGCCTACGCCTTTAGCAGTTTCTTCGTCGTCAGTGTTGTGTTCACCATGATCATCGCGGCAGCGGCGTGGCTGCCATGGATACTTGCCGCGGTTGAGATGATCATCAGAAAACAGGAAGAGAAGGGGGACGCCGACTATTCTCCTGTTCCCTATGTGATCGCCGGCGCGGCGGCATTGGGTATCCAGGTTCTGGCCGGCCATCCAGAGATTAGCGTGCTGGTGTTGTTGACCACAGCTTTTTATGCTCTATGGCGTCTCATTCTGCTTTGGCGGCGCATCGGGAGTATTCGCCGGCCACTTCACCTGGCTGTCTGGCTTCTGGTGATGGTCCTGGCCGGCCTTGCCATCGGGAGTATCCAGCTGATTCCTCTGCTGGAACTGGTCACATCCAGTTTCCGCGAGGGTTCGGTCAGCTACGATCAGGTAGTGGGCTGGGCATGGCCGGTCCGGCAAGTGATCACCTTCCTCCTGCCGGACTTCTTTGGAAATCCAAGCCATCATGGTTGGTTCGATCCCGGGCTGCATCTCTATCGCGAGGCTGGCCCTAACGCCTTCGGTGAACCGGTTCGCGACGTGTTCTGGGGGGTCAAGAACTATGTCGAAGGTGGCAACTACCTGGGCATCATGACCTTGCTGCTGGCCCTGGTTGCGGTTGGCGGGGCACTGGCGTCAGCGATTCGCGGGGTGTCTAGCCGGAACCAGCCCACGGGATCGACAGCCAGCCAAGAGGTAGCCCCACCAGATTCCAGCCTGCCGGGCGGGGATACGCGACACATTTGGCTCTTCGCCGCTCTGGCGCTGCTGAGTCTGGCGTTTGCTTTCGGCACGCCACTCTACGCCCTTCTCTTCTACGGCGTACCAGGCTATAAACAACTGCATTCGGCTTTTCGCTGGGTGTTCCCCTATACCCTGGCTATGTCGGCATTGGCTGGCTATGGCATGCAAATGCTGCTGGACCGGCTGGCTGGCGCTGGCGAGTCGGGAACGCGTATTGCCCGGCTTGGCCGGGTGTTGGGTTTCGCCAGTATGGCCGTTGGAATCTTCGCGCTGCTGGCGGTGTTGGCAAGCCTCATCAGGCCGGAGCCGTTTGCGGCTATCGGACAACGGATCGTGGACTGGTCCGATCTGGCCCAGAGGGTTTTTGCGGGAGGCGAGGATTTCTGGGGCTACCAGTGGGGAAATTTGCTGCATTTCGGTGTCTTCTCGACGCTGGCGGGTTTGTGGTTGATCTTCGCGACCCGCTCGGTTGCATCGACAGGACGAAATCTCAGGCGCTGGCTGGCGCCGGCCGCCATGGCGATCTTGATGGTCGACCTGTTTCTGGTACTTGGTGGATTCAACCCCGCCTCTGATCCGGAGCTTCTTGAAAGGACGCCGCCCAGCGTGGCCTTCCTTCAGCAGGATGATGATCTCTGGCGGTTGAGCTCGTTTGAAGGCGAGGGAACGAGCAAAACCTTCAATGCCAATACACCCTGGATGAGCGGGCTGCAGGATATCCGTGGATACGACTCCATCATCTCCAAACAGTATGTCGATTACATGGAGTCCATCGAGCCTCAGGGTCAACTGCTTTACAACCGCATCTCTCCCTTTTACGATCCGGCCAGCCTGGATGATCCGCTGACAGACCTGTTGGGCGTAAAATACATCATGACGGAGCTGCCGTTGGAGCTGCCTGCTGAAAGCGGATGGGCCGTGGTGTACGACGACGAAGTTCGCATTCTCGAAAACAGGGATGTCTTCCCCCGCGCCTTCGTGGCGGCGGGCGTCGAACTGGCGCAGGCGGACGACGTGCTGAGGGCCATGCGCGGTGTGGATCTTCGCGAGGTCGTCGTGCTGGAGGAGGCGCCACCGGTCCCGGTGCCGGCAACAGGTGCACCCCTGCTGGCATCGGGTTTCAGCCGGCCGCCGGCTGACTATGACGGTCGCATGCCCGCCGGTGAGCTGCCTGCGCCAGCCTCTCCGCAGCTGCGTACAGCGACGGTAAGCAGGTATGGCACGCGTGAAGTTTTCGTCGACCTGAACCTGGATGATCGGGGTTGGCTGGTATTGACCGATGCCTGGTTCCCCGGTTGGAAGGCCTTTCTGCGTCCCTTTGGCGTGGTCGGGGAGGGCGTGGATGCTGAGGGCAATCCGCTGGAAACTGAGCTACCCATTTTTCGGGCAGATGGCAATTTCCGGGCGGTGTATCTGCCACAGGCGGGTCAATGGACCGTAAGATTCGTCTATTCCCCCCGATCGGTGCAACTGGGCATCTATGTCACCTTCCTGGCACTCGTGAGTCTGCTCCTGTTGGGAGGCGCCTGGGCCTGGGGAAGGTTCTACCGGGAAACGGAGGATGAGCACTCCGAGGTCCGGAGGGTTGCCAAAAACAGCACGGTTCTGATGGCGCTTTCTCTGTTGAATCGGGCCATTGATTTCGTTTTCGCCATGCTGCGATTGCGTGTGCTGGGCCCTGCCGGCGAGGGCAGTTACGCCTTCACCATCGCCATCTATGGCTTCTTCGAAATCCTGGTCCGGTTCGGGCTTGGCACCCTGTTGACAAGAGATGTCGCTCAGGAGAAGGACCAGGCCGGGCGCTACCTGGTGAACGTGTTGACGCTGCGCTTAGGCCTGTGGGTATTGGCGCTGCCCCTGGTGGGTTTGGTCATGGCCATCTATGCGGCGAGTGGAAGTCTGACCACACAGGAAGCGCAGGCCATCGGCCTCTTCACCATCGCCCTTTTCTTCGCCACCCTCTCCGACAGCTTTACGGCGGTTTTCACCGCCTACGAAAAGATGGAATATCCGGCGGCCATCGCCAGCGCCATGACGGTAGCCAAGGTGGGCCTGGGCGCCCTGGTGCTGCTACCTCCCTTCAGCTGGGGATTCGTCGGTCTGGCTGGCGTCAGCGTGGTCACCAATATCATTCAGAGCATCTGGCTGGGGATAGCGCTCCGGCGCCATGTACCCATGCATTACTCCAGGGCCGATTTTGCCGTTCAGCGGGTGATGTTGAGGGAATCGTATCCACTGATGCTGAATCACCTCCTGGCCAGCGTCTTTTGGCGGATCGATCTCTGGATCTTGCGGCCGTTGGCAGGGGCAGCGTCCGTCGGGATCTATTCGGCGGCTGTCAAATATCTCGATGGCATCAATGTGATTCCCAGCTATTTTACCCTGGCAATCTTTCCGCTGATGAGCCGTTATGCCAAGGATAGCCATGAGTCGTTGGTGCGGGCCTACCAGTTGGCAATTCGTCTGTTGGTCATGATCGCGTTGCCGATCGCCGTGGTCGTGACCGTACTTGCCACGCCGTTGATCAGGATTCTTGGCGGTGCCGCCTACCTGCCCGATTCCGCGATTGCCCTGCGAATCCTCATCTGGTCGATCCCTGTCGGTTTTGTCAACAGTGTCACACAATACGTGCTGATCGCCGTGGGGCAGCAACGGTTTCTGACAAAGGCCTTTTTCGTGGGTGTTGCTTTCAATACGTCGTTGAATCTATTGCTGATCCCGCGGTATGGGTACCAGGCTGCCGCAGTAGTGACCATTTTCAGCGAATTCAGTCTTCTGATCCCATTCTATCTTGCCGTAAGGCGCCATGTCGCAACGTTGCCCTGGGTAGATTTGATTTGGCGCCAGGTCGTTGCCGCCGTTGTGATGGGTGGCGTGGCCTTCGTTCTTATGGACCGTTCTCCGTGGGTGGCCGCAGGTGCTGGCACCGTTGTTTATGTCCTTGTCCTGCTGGCACTGGGCACTTTTCGAGATCCCGACATGGCGCGCGTCTGGCAAGCCTTTCCTGGCCGTCGCCGGGCGACAGCCATCGATACAGGAGAAGGTGAGTAG
- a CDS encoding acetyl-CoA hydrolase/transferase C-terminal domain-containing protein has protein sequence MNWEAIYRRKVLDVEGALALTKSGDRIYIGGGAGVPIGLVGGLKGAAPHLRDVEITHILTFADAPYVAPELQSSYRHNALFIGGNVRQAVQEGRADYTPVFLSDIPDLFRAGGTLPLDVALISVSVPDEHGFCSFGVEVGTTKPAAEAARIVIAEVNGKMPRTLGDSFIHVSRLDAIVEVDRPLPEAPQGGSSELHLRIGQYIAEMIPNGATLQMGLGSIPDAVLNNLGDHRDLGVHTELFSDGVIDMVETGVITCSQKTFHPGKIIAGFCFGTARLYEFVDNNPIIELHPSDYVNDPFNIAQNERMVSINSALQVDLTGQVCADSIGPRLYSGVGGQVDFIRGAARSKGGLPIIAFLSTAKGDSVSRIVPMLAEGAGVVTSRNDVHHVVTEYGVASLHGKTIRQRALELITIAHPAFRDELLLAAKQLGYL, from the coding sequence ATGAACTGGGAGGCCATCTACAGGCGCAAGGTTTTGGACGTCGAGGGCGCACTGGCTCTCACCAAGTCGGGGGACCGCATCTATATCGGGGGTGGCGCCGGCGTTCCCATTGGGTTGGTGGGTGGGTTGAAAGGTGCTGCCCCACACCTGCGGGATGTGGAAATCACCCACATCCTGACCTTCGCCGATGCGCCCTATGTAGCGCCGGAACTTCAGAGTTCCTACCGCCACAATGCGCTCTTCATCGGCGGCAACGTTCGCCAGGCAGTTCAGGAAGGGAGGGCGGATTACACCCCCGTCTTCCTTTCCGATATCCCTGACCTCTTCCGGGCCGGCGGCACCCTGCCTCTGGATGTGGCTCTGATATCTGTCTCAGTGCCGGATGAACATGGTTTCTGTAGCTTTGGTGTCGAGGTTGGTACGACCAAGCCGGCCGCCGAGGCCGCCCGAATTGTTATCGCCGAGGTCAATGGAAAAATGCCGCGGACGCTGGGCGATTCCTTTATTCACGTCAGTCGGCTGGATGCCATTGTCGAAGTCGATCGACCCCTTCCCGAAGCACCCCAGGGAGGCAGTTCGGAACTGCATCTGCGTATCGGCCAATATATCGCCGAGATGATTCCCAACGGCGCTACTCTGCAGATGGGGCTCGGCAGCATTCCCGATGCCGTGCTGAATAACCTTGGCGATCATCGCGATCTGGGGGTTCACACGGAGCTCTTCTCCGATGGCGTGATCGATATGGTCGAAACCGGTGTGATCACCTGTTCTCAGAAGACCTTTCACCCCGGAAAAATCATCGCCGGTTTTTGTTTCGGCACGGCGCGGCTCTATGAATTTGTGGACAATAACCCTATCATCGAGCTGCACCCCAGCGATTACGTCAACGACCCATTCAATATTGCCCAAAACGAGCGAATGGTGTCGATAAACTCTGCCCTTCAAGTCGACCTGACAGGCCAGGTATGTGCAGACTCCATCGGTCCACGTCTCTATAGCGGGGTCGGCGGACAGGTGGACTTCATCAGGGGCGCCGCTCGCTCCAAGGGCGGCTTGCCCATTATTGCTTTTCTGTCGACTGCCAAGGGTGATTCGGTCAGCCGGATCGTGCCCATGCTTGCCGAGGGCGCCGGTGTCGTCACCAGCCGCAATGATGTGCATCATGTGGTCACAGAATATGGTGTGGCGTCTCTGCATGGCAAGACGATCCGACAGCGGGCGCTGGAGCTGATCACTATTGCTCATCCCGCGTTTCGGGATGAGCTGCTCCTGGCGGCCAAACAACTGGGCTATCTCTGA
- the rpsT gene encoding 30S ribosomal protein S20, translated as MANHRSALKRVRSSEKKRQRNLAVRGGARTAVKRARTLIEAQQWDEAEAAVKSAVIALDRAASKGVIHKNNASRRKSRLVRGYQQARAAAQ; from the coding sequence GTGGCTAACCATCGTTCTGCATTGAAGCGCGTTCGCTCTTCGGAGAAGAAGCGCCAGCGAAACCTTGCCGTACGGGGCGGTGCCCGTACGGCCGTAAAACGTGCCCGTACTCTTATCGAGGCCCAGCAATGGGACGAAGCAGAAGCGGCCGTCAAATCAGCTGTGATCGCACTGGACCGTGCTGCGTCCAAGGGCGTCATTCATAAAAACAACGCTTCACGGCGAAAGTCCCGCCTGGTGCGAGGCTACCAACAGGCGCGTGCTGCAGCCCAGTAG
- a CDS encoding polyprenol monophosphomannose synthase gives MVLPTYNEADNLPAMVAALLGLPVPNLHIIVVDDASPDGTGDIADRLARHHEGRIHVLHRTEKRGLGRAYVAGFKRALSLGAEYIVQMDADFSHSPEDVIRLLDGIVDADVVIGSRYVSGGELDGDWNWGRRFLSWWANAVWTQSFLGLSVSDSTAGFKCWRRHTLAAIDLDQIRSNGYVFQVEMCYVTERLGFRTVEIPIFFEDRRVGQSKMTMSVKFEAAWRVFDIRWRHRNLTKQVTDSQAVPVNLPQSPRETGST, from the coding sequence GTGGTTCTTCCGACTTACAACGAAGCTGACAATTTGCCAGCGATGGTCGCTGCACTCCTGGGACTTCCCGTTCCAAACCTTCATATCATCGTTGTCGATGATGCATCTCCCGATGGTACGGGCGACATTGCAGATCGCCTTGCTCGCCACCACGAAGGCCGAATCCACGTGCTGCACCGGACTGAGAAGCGGGGGCTTGGCCGCGCTTATGTGGCCGGCTTCAAACGAGCGCTTTCCCTGGGCGCCGAGTACATCGTGCAAATGGACGCCGATTTCTCCCATAGTCCGGAGGATGTCATTCGCCTGCTGGATGGCATCGTCGACGCCGATGTCGTCATCGGCTCGCGCTATGTGTCGGGCGGGGAGCTGGATGGTGACTGGAATTGGGGCCGCCGTTTCCTGAGTTGGTGGGCCAATGCAGTCTGGACCCAGTCGTTTCTGGGTTTGTCGGTGAGCGACTCCACGGCCGGGTTCAAATGCTGGCGGCGCCACACCCTGGCGGCTATCGACCTCGATCAAATCCGCTCCAACGGCTACGTTTTCCAGGTCGAAATGTGTTACGTGACCGAGCGCCTGGGTTTCCGCACGGTTGAAATCCCGATCTTCTTCGAAGACCGCCGGGTAGGCCAATCCAAAATGACCATGTCAGTCAAGTTTGAGGCGGCGTGGCGGGTATTTGATATCCGTTGGCGACACCGCAACCTGACGAAACAGGTGACGGACTCCCAGGCTGTACCGGTCAACCTACCACAATCGCCGCGAGAGACGGGATCTACCTGA
- a CDS encoding response regulator transcription factor, with product MSNRILFLGRQPDNYAALWRHLGLNSYDVGFAASQSRALRALEDSQPDVIVVDSVSLPVPPEQMCLNLRQSAPQARIVLIAEDDTLASISYDYLLPGPTTWHRVLKSIEQALEGNRRQVLVEGAFVLDLDEQTIIGPAGEGRLTPKLFQLLELLMQNPNRPVARKQIMQDVWNTTYLEDTRTLDVHMSWLRGIIEPDPKKPNFLRTKRGIGYTFFPDGQAATSIDKQAEDTAEPGENPSEEMPSEQEA from the coding sequence ATGTCCAACCGCATTTTATTTCTCGGCCGACAGCCCGACAACTATGCTGCCCTTTGGCGCCATCTCGGGCTCAACAGTTATGACGTGGGTTTTGCTGCCAGCCAATCCCGGGCATTGCGCGCTCTGGAAGATTCCCAGCCTGACGTGATCGTCGTCGACTCGGTCTCACTTCCTGTACCGCCAGAGCAAATGTGTCTCAATTTGCGACAGAGCGCTCCCCAGGCCCGTATCGTGCTCATCGCTGAGGACGATACCCTGGCAAGCATCTCATATGATTACCTGCTTCCCGGCCCGACAACCTGGCATCGCGTCCTCAAGTCAATCGAACAAGCCCTCGAAGGCAACCGTCGCCAGGTGCTTGTCGAAGGTGCTTTTGTGCTCGACCTCGACGAACAGACGATCATCGGTCCAGCGGGAGAGGGACGGCTCACACCAAAGCTGTTCCAGCTGCTTGAGCTGTTGATGCAGAATCCCAATCGTCCGGTGGCTCGCAAGCAGATCATGCAGGACGTGTGGAACACCACCTACCTGGAGGACACCAGAACCCTGGATGTTCACATGAGCTGGCTGCGGGGAATCATCGAACCCGATCCCAAGAAGCCCAATTTCCTGCGCACCAAACGTGGCATTGGCTATACTTTTTTCCCCGACGGACAAGCTGCCACATCGATTGACAAGCAGGCGGAAGACACCGCTGAGCCCGGGGAAAACCCGTCAGAAGAGATGCCTTCTGAGCAAGAGGCTTGA